The Tistrella mobilis genome includes a window with the following:
- a CDS encoding acyl-CoA thioesterase, producing the protein MSRADYTYVHPFEVRFSEVDMHGHVFNGRYLDFFDTAVTGFLVARGCDEILAVTGTEGGEGDAGAADPAAPVYFVRRAAVDFLAPVRFRHSIEVGVGMAKLGRSSLAFALEVFGAGEDVPRARGELIWVAVDRSTGRSAELPASLRAKLEPTLLPGGA; encoded by the coding sequence ATGTCACGGGCCGATTACACATATGTCCACCCCTTCGAGGTGCGCTTCTCCGAGGTTGACATGCATGGGCATGTCTTCAACGGCCGCTATCTGGATTTCTTCGACACTGCCGTCACCGGCTTTCTGGTGGCGCGCGGCTGCGACGAGATCCTGGCGGTGACGGGTACCGAAGGCGGGGAGGGCGATGCAGGGGCTGCCGATCCGGCGGCCCCGGTCTATTTCGTGCGCCGGGCGGCCGTGGATTTCCTGGCCCCCGTGCGCTTCCGCCACAGCATCGAGGTCGGGGTGGGGATGGCGAAGCTCGGCCGGTCCTCTCTGGCCTTCGCGCTCGAGGTGTTCGGCGCGGGCGAGGATGTGCCACGCGCCCGGGGCGAACTGATCTGGGTGGCGGTGGATCGCAGCACCGGCCGCAGCGCCGAACTGCCGGCCAGCCTGCGCGCGAAGCTTGAACCCACGCTTCTGCCGGGCGGCGCATGA
- a CDS encoding zinc-dependent alcohol dehydrogenase family protein, protein MTAMTGRALIFRRFGDPAEVLALEAQPAPAPAVGEAVVAMTHRSINPSDLIPITGAYAHRVAPPRIAGYEGVGIVERAADGSCLSPGDRVLALRGSGTWASRVTAPASFCVAVPADIPDEAAAQAYINPLTAWALLVHELALPAGAVIAIDAAGSAFGACVLAFARRHGWQVVAVTTAAARTGALQAAGAAAVVVTEAGEPAVELAVRLRRAAGGRIDAGLDAVGGEIGTGVALAVSPGGAFRFYGLLSGRSLGAGLAGEVASGVTVRPFWLRHWQDQAGADAWRDGFAEIFDAIRSGDLCLPAEAAFALDDWRAALAAAGRRDRRGKILLTGG, encoded by the coding sequence ATGACCGCGATGACGGGTCGGGCCCTGATCTTCCGACGCTTCGGCGACCCGGCCGAGGTGCTGGCGCTGGAGGCGCAGCCCGCACCGGCACCGGCTGTCGGAGAGGCGGTGGTGGCCATGACCCATCGCTCGATCAATCCGTCGGACCTGATCCCGATCACCGGCGCCTATGCCCATCGCGTGGCGCCACCGCGCATTGCCGGATACGAGGGCGTGGGCATCGTCGAGCGGGCTGCGGACGGATCGTGCCTGTCCCCCGGCGACCGGGTGCTGGCGCTGCGCGGCAGCGGTACCTGGGCCAGCCGGGTGACGGCGCCGGCATCGTTCTGCGTGGCCGTGCCGGCGGACATCCCCGACGAGGCCGCGGCCCAGGCCTATATCAACCCGCTGACCGCCTGGGCGCTGCTGGTCCACGAACTGGCCCTGCCGGCCGGTGCGGTGATCGCGATCGACGCCGCCGGATCGGCCTTCGGGGCCTGCGTGCTGGCCTTTGCCCGGCGGCATGGCTGGCAGGTGGTGGCGGTGACCACGGCGGCGGCACGAACGGGTGCCCTGCAGGCGGCCGGCGCTGCCGCTGTGGTGGTGACCGAAGCGGGCGAGCCGGCGGTGGAGCTGGCGGTCCGGCTGCGCCGGGCCGCGGGCGGGCGGATCGATGCCGGGCTGGACGCCGTGGGCGGCGAGATCGGGACGGGCGTGGCGCTTGCCGTGTCGCCGGGCGGCGCGTTCCGCTTCTATGGCCTGCTTTCCGGCCGCAGCCTTGGGGCCGGTCTTGCCGGAGAGGTCGCATCCGGTGTAACGGTAAGACCGTTCTGGTTGCGGCATTGGCAGGATCAGGCCGGCGCCGATGCCTGGCGGGATGGCTTTGCGGAGATCTTCGATGCCATCCGGTCGGGCGATCTGTG